From the genome of Clostridium sp. BNL1100, one region includes:
- a CDS encoding ZIP family metal transporter, with the protein MEWLNNQNPVLLALFATLATWALTALGAAMVFFFKEINQRLLNTMLGFAAGVMIAASFWSLLAPAIEMAENSSKIPAWLVAALGFIGGAVFLYMADKIIPHMHLNSKDGESEGISTKLRRSILLVFSITLHNIPEGLAVGVAFGAAANGFNNITLLSAIAVAMGIGIQNFPEGAAVSIPLRREGLSRTKSFLYGQASGIVEPIAGVLGAALVMYVQPILPYALAFAAGAMIFVVVEELIPEAQSGSHKSTHMATAGCIIGFTVMMILDVALG; encoded by the coding sequence ATGGAATGGTTGAATAATCAAAATCCCGTATTACTGGCGCTTTTTGCTACATTGGCAACTTGGGCGCTAACAGCATTGGGAGCTGCAATGGTTTTCTTTTTCAAAGAAATAAACCAACGCCTGCTTAATACAATGCTTGGTTTTGCAGCAGGAGTAATGATTGCGGCAAGCTTTTGGTCTTTGCTGGCTCCTGCAATAGAAATGGCGGAAAATTCATCAAAAATACCTGCATGGCTTGTTGCCGCTTTAGGCTTTATAGGAGGTGCGGTTTTTCTCTACATGGCCGATAAGATTATTCCGCATATGCATTTAAATTCTAAAGATGGGGAAAGCGAAGGAATATCAACAAAGCTGAGGCGAAGTATACTACTTGTATTTTCGATAACTTTACATAATATACCTGAGGGACTTGCAGTAGGAGTAGCTTTCGGAGCTGCGGCAAATGGATTTAATAATATAACCTTGTTGTCTGCGATTGCAGTTGCTATGGGAATTGGAATTCAGAATTTTCCGGAGGGCGCCGCCGTGTCAATACCATTAAGGCGGGAGGGTTTATCCCGTACAAAAAGCTTTCTATACGGGCAAGCTTCGGGCATTGTTGAGCCAATTGCAGGTGTTTTGGGTGCCGCACTTGTAATGTATGTGCAGCCTATCCTTCCTTACGCACTTGCTTTTGCGGCTGGAGCAATGATATTTGTTGTTGTGGAAGAACTTATTCCGGAAGCCCAGAGCGGAAGCCACAAAAGCACACATATGGCCACCGCAGGATGTATTATAGGTTTTACAGTAATGATGATACTGGATGTTGCCCTTGGATAG
- a CDS encoding aldose epimerase family protein, with amino-acid sequence MSITKKNFAKMPDGTQVDIYTLKNSNNMSIDILNYGGTIVSILMPDKNGKIADIALGFDDIKRYMENDAYMGALIGRHGNRIEGAEFELNGKVYELVKNDGNNHLHGGTIGFHNVVWNAEIQEEKGVQKLVLTHTSPDGEENYPGNLNVKVEYSLSENNELKIDYNAVSDKDTVVNLTNHAYFNLSGHDSGDVLKHQIYINADKFTPVNDECIPTGEIRDVKGTVMDFTKLSSFSEGISSGDEQIVYGLGYDHNWVLNTEGNINEVACELYEPESGRAMQVFTTKPGIQFYSGNHLNEKVELIGKNNTVYNKRTGLCLETQFFPNAMKHKNFPSPILKANETYHYVTIYKFFNK; translated from the coding sequence TTGTCAATAACTAAGAAGAATTTTGCAAAAATGCCTGATGGTACTCAAGTAGATATTTATACCTTGAAAAATTCAAACAATATGTCTATAGACATATTAAACTACGGAGGAACTATTGTTTCTATACTTATGCCGGATAAAAACGGGAAGATTGCGGATATTGCTTTGGGATTCGATGATATTAAAAGATATATGGAAAATGATGCATATATGGGAGCATTAATTGGAAGACATGGCAATCGTATTGAGGGTGCGGAATTCGAATTAAACGGAAAAGTTTACGAACTTGTGAAGAATGATGGTAATAACCATCTTCACGGCGGTACAATAGGTTTTCATAATGTAGTATGGAATGCTGAAATACAAGAAGAAAAAGGAGTTCAAAAGTTAGTTTTAACTCACACTAGCCCTGACGGTGAAGAAAATTACCCCGGAAATCTCAACGTAAAGGTAGAATATTCACTTTCCGAAAATAATGAGTTAAAGATAGACTATAATGCGGTTTCTGATAAGGACACGGTTGTAAATCTTACAAACCATGCATATTTCAACCTATCCGGACATGATTCCGGAGATGTTTTAAAACATCAGATATATATTAATGCAGACAAATTTACTCCTGTAAATGACGAATGTATTCCTACCGGAGAAATACGCGATGTTAAAGGTACTGTAATGGACTTTACTAAATTGAGTAGTTTTTCAGAAGGGATTTCCAGCGGCGACGAGCAGATTGTATATGGTCTGGGTTACGACCATAACTGGGTACTGAATACAGAAGGAAATATAAATGAAGTTGCTTGTGAGCTATATGAACCTGAAAGCGGCCGTGCTATGCAGGTATTCACAACAAAACCGGGTATTCAGTTTTATTCCGGAAACCATTTAAATGAAAAAGTAGAGTTGATTGGAAAGAATAATACTGTTTACAACAAGAGAACGGGCCTTTGTCTTGAAACACAGTTTTTCCCTAATGCAATGAAGCATAAGAATTTTCCATCACCGATTCTTAAAGCTAATGAAACGTATCATTATGTAACTATATATAAATTTTTTAATAAATAA
- a CDS encoding ABC transporter ATP-binding protein: MENVKWVWKYIKKYKLRMCIALIFVLVASALSMVTPYVSGIIIDKVIKQSHHSMLLKLCMLMLGATILKSIIRFSYQIMFETISQGAYMKIRESMYQKLQNMDFKFFDTTRTGDIMARMTGDMETVRHLISWVIYMVFENATIFIFAVTLLFTINWQFTLAMLLVVPFLAWAAIRLAGDVRPTFSAIREQFSRLNSVVQENISGNRVIKAFATEYIEINKFDKENEDYRKRNMDSAKVWSKYLPIIDALAGTLSLIILIVGGILTINNKISIGELVTFNSIVWALGNPMRNFGWLINDIQRFNASADKIREYLNNESAISNIAKPAKKEITGFIEFKNVSFGYDNDEVLKNVSLKAKPGETVAIIGPTGSGKSTLVNLICRFYDCSEGEVLVDNVNVKDMDLRTLRSKVSVAMQDVFLFSDTIEGNIAYGVPDAPYESVKQAAGIADADDFISSLPEGYDTIIGERGVGLSGGQRQRIALARAILKDPSILILDDTTSSVDMETEFEIHRTLRSFYNNKTTFIIAHRISSVKNADKIIVLNGGQIIEQGTHKELLNLKGYYYNVYQSQYGDFDGLDEKEVG; this comes from the coding sequence ATGGAAAATGTAAAGTGGGTTTGGAAGTATATAAAAAAATATAAACTCCGAATGTGTATTGCCTTGATATTTGTATTGGTGGCTTCCGCTCTTAGTATGGTAACCCCATATGTCTCCGGAATAATAATTGACAAGGTAATTAAGCAAAGCCATCACAGCATGCTTTTAAAACTGTGTATGCTTATGTTGGGAGCTACAATTTTAAAATCTATAATCAGGTTCTCATATCAGATTATGTTTGAAACCATATCCCAGGGAGCTTATATGAAAATCAGGGAGAGTATGTACCAAAAGCTTCAAAATATGGATTTCAAATTTTTTGACACCACCAGAACCGGTGACATTATGGCAAGAATGACAGGTGATATGGAAACAGTACGTCATCTTATTTCATGGGTAATATACATGGTTTTTGAAAACGCTACAATATTTATTTTTGCCGTAACACTGTTATTCACTATCAACTGGCAGTTTACTCTGGCCATGCTTCTCGTTGTACCTTTTCTGGCATGGGCTGCAATAAGGCTGGCAGGTGACGTTAGACCAACTTTCTCTGCAATAAGGGAACAATTTTCCAGGCTCAATTCCGTTGTACAGGAAAATATAAGTGGAAACAGGGTTATAAAGGCATTTGCAACAGAATACATAGAAATAAACAAATTTGACAAGGAAAACGAAGACTATCGTAAGAGAAACATGGATTCCGCAAAAGTATGGTCAAAATATCTTCCGATTATAGATGCTCTGGCAGGAACTCTTTCACTGATTATTTTGATTGTGGGGGGAATACTTACAATTAATAATAAAATATCAATAGGCGAGTTGGTAACCTTTAACTCTATAGTATGGGCACTGGGTAATCCAATGAGGAACTTCGGCTGGCTTATTAATGACATACAAAGATTCAATGCATCTGCAGACAAGATACGTGAATATCTGAATAATGAATCAGCAATAAGCAATATAGCAAAGCCCGCTAAAAAAGAAATTACAGGATTTATTGAATTCAAAAATGTCAGCTTCGGTTATGATAATGACGAAGTATTGAAAAATGTCAGCCTCAAAGCCAAGCCGGGGGAAACAGTTGCAATAATTGGCCCCACAGGTTCAGGAAAATCCACCCTTGTAAACCTGATATGCAGATTTTATGATTGCAGCGAAGGAGAAGTACTGGTTGATAATGTAAATGTAAAGGATATGGATTTAAGGACACTTCGTTCAAAAGTTTCAGTTGCAATGCAAGACGTATTCCTTTTTTCAGATACTATTGAAGGGAATATCGCTTATGGTGTGCCTGATGCTCCATATGAGAGCGTAAAGCAGGCAGCCGGTATAGCAGATGCCGATGATTTTATATCATCCTTGCCTGAAGGCTATGATACCATCATAGGAGAACGCGGAGTCGGACTTTCCGGCGGTCAGAGACAGAGAATCGCTTTAGCGAGGGCAATACTAAAAGACCCGTCTATACTTATACTGGACGATACAACATCCAGTGTCGACATGGAAACGGAATTTGAAATTCACAGGACACTAAGGTCCTTTTACAATAATAAAACCACTTTTATTATTGCACACAGAATATCATCCGTAAAAAATGCAGACAAAATTATTGTATTGAATGGCGGACAGATAATTGAGCAGGGAACGCATAAGGAACTGCTGAATTTAAAGGGTTATTACTACAATGTTTACCAAAGCCAGTACGGAGACTTTGACGGACTTGATGAAAAGGAGGTGGGCTAA
- a CDS encoding ABC transporter ATP-binding protein yields the protein MARNKYDVDEELLTKFKMKDLIRLLKYLKPYKITMFVTVLLMLTASVANLIGPLLVQNAIDYKIPADDIKGLIILSGIFVVTLIVNAICFKFRVILMSQLGNNVVKKIREDIFYKIQKLPFSYYDSRPHGKILVRVVNYVNSLSDLLTNGFINFITDMFTLVCIIVFMLFINVKLTLISMIGLPPLFICIMLIKNIQRKNTQALSMKQSNLNAYIHESICGVKVTQSFAREEQNQGIFHELNKIYRRAWMRFVKANFILWPIIETISTIGIIILYFGGIFWVKGITIGVLIAFTSYVSRFWQPISNLGNFYNAMINAMAYLERIFETLDEEVSIENLPGAIPMPEVKGAVEFRSVGFCYEEGKKILDNINFRFQPGSTIALVGPTGAGKSTIINLLSRFYDVQEGEVLIDGINIREVQLESLRKQMGVMLQDTFLFSGTVMSNIKYARPDATDEEAIRAAKTVCAHEFIMNMPNGYYTEINERGTRLSIGERQLISFARALLADPRILILDEATSSIDTRTELALQKGLQGLLVGRTSFIIAHRLSTIKNAHCIMYVDNGSIVERGTHDELMAARGHYYTLYNSQFSVMEAG from the coding sequence ATGGCAAGAAACAAATATGATGTTGATGAAGAATTATTAACAAAATTCAAAATGAAAGACCTTATAAGACTTTTAAAGTACTTGAAGCCATACAAGATTACAATGTTTGTAACAGTCTTATTGATGCTTACTGCAAGCGTTGCAAACCTTATCGGCCCGCTTCTTGTACAGAATGCAATAGATTACAAGATACCTGCCGACGATATAAAGGGACTGATTATTTTATCAGGAATTTTCGTAGTAACTCTGATAGTAAATGCGATATGTTTTAAATTCAGGGTAATACTCATGTCTCAGCTTGGAAACAATGTAGTCAAAAAGATAAGGGAAGACATATTCTATAAGATTCAGAAACTTCCTTTTTCTTATTATGACAGCCGTCCCCACGGAAAAATACTTGTAAGAGTCGTAAATTATGTAAACTCACTTAGCGACCTGCTTACAAATGGCTTTATAAACTTTATAACAGACATGTTCACCCTTGTATGCATAATAGTTTTCATGCTTTTTATAAATGTGAAGCTTACCTTAATCAGTATGATTGGGCTTCCACCATTGTTTATATGCATAATGCTAATAAAAAATATTCAGAGGAAAAATACACAGGCATTGAGCATGAAGCAGTCAAACCTCAACGCCTATATACATGAAAGCATATGTGGTGTAAAGGTAACTCAGTCCTTTGCAAGAGAGGAACAGAACCAAGGTATCTTTCATGAACTAAATAAGATTTACAGAAGGGCATGGATGAGATTTGTAAAAGCCAATTTCATATTGTGGCCCATAATAGAAACCATTTCAACAATCGGTATAATAATACTGTATTTCGGCGGAATATTCTGGGTAAAGGGGATAACCATAGGGGTTCTGATTGCATTTACAAGCTATGTTTCAAGGTTCTGGCAGCCTATAAGCAATCTGGGGAATTTCTACAACGCAATGATAAATGCCATGGCATATCTTGAAAGAATATTTGAGACACTGGATGAGGAGGTTTCTATAGAGAATCTGCCGGGAGCCATTCCAATGCCTGAGGTAAAGGGAGCAGTGGAATTCAGAAGTGTAGGTTTTTGCTATGAGGAAGGTAAAAAGATTCTTGATAATATAAACTTCAGATTCCAGCCGGGAAGCACAATAGCATTGGTAGGCCCCACCGGAGCCGGAAAGAGTACGATAATTAATCTTCTGAGCAGGTTCTATGATGTTCAGGAGGGGGAGGTGCTGATTGACGGCATAAACATAAGAGAAGTACAGCTTGAGTCTCTGCGAAAACAGATGGGAGTAATGCTGCAAGATACCTTCCTTTTCTCGGGTACGGTTATGAGCAATATAAAATATGCAAGACCGGATGCTACAGATGAAGAGGCCATCAGGGCTGCAAAAACAGTTTGTGCACATGAATTCATTATGAATATGCCAAATGGCTACTACACTGAAATAAATGAAAGGGGTACAAGGCTTTCAATTGGCGAAAGGCAGCTTATATCCTTTGCAAGGGCACTTCTGGCAGACCCCAGAATACTGATACTGGACGAAGCAACCTCCAGCATTGATACAAGAACGGAGCTTGCACTGCAAAAAGGGCTTCAGGGCCTTCTGGTGGGAAGAACCTCATTTATTATAGCCCACAGGCTCTCAACAATAAAAAATGCCCATTGTATTATGTATGTAGACAACGGTTCAATTGTTGAAAGGGGAACACACGATGAGCTAATGGCGGCGAGAGGACACTATTACACATTATACAATTCTCAATTCAGTGTTATGGAAGCAGGATAA
- the hcp gene encoding hydroxylamine reductase, with protein MSDMFCFQCEQTAGGKGCTGGAGVCGKKADTSNYQDLLTGAMIGLANTAQNAKPSDRTHKTIIEGLFITITNVSFDNASILRHIEKVNSEKLHLVNGVAAQNNYDMENLWNAHEDIRSLKSLILFGIRGMAAYAYHALVLGYSDEEVNTFFYKALRAVGSDMSIDELLSIVMEIGEVNLKCMALLDKANTETYGTPVPTSVPMTVEKGPFIVISGHDLYDLYLLLEQTKDKGINIYTHGEMLPAHAYPKLKAYPHLKGNFGTAWQNQQKEFDNLPAPVLFTTNCLMPVKPSYSDRVFTTEVVAYPEMVHIGDEKDFTPVINKALELGGYKEDTRFTGINGGDTLTTGFARGTVLSVADKVIDAVKAGAIKHFFLVGGCDGAKVGRNYYTEFVQKTPKDTVILTLACGKYRFNDLDIGEIGGLPRIMDMGQCNDAYSAIQVAAALANAFECDINELPLSLVLSWYEQKAVCILLTLLSLGIKNIYLGPTLPAFVSQNVLNILVEKFNISPISTPDEDLKKILG; from the coding sequence ATGTCAGATATGTTTTGTTTTCAATGTGAACAAACCGCAGGAGGAAAAGGATGCACAGGAGGTGCAGGTGTCTGTGGTAAAAAAGCAGATACATCAAATTATCAGGATTTACTTACAGGTGCGATGATAGGACTTGCAAATACAGCACAAAATGCTAAACCATCCGACCGTACTCATAAAACAATTATCGAAGGTCTGTTTATAACTATAACCAACGTAAGCTTTGACAATGCATCAATTCTTAGACATATTGAAAAAGTTAATAGTGAAAAATTACATCTGGTTAACGGAGTTGCAGCACAGAACAACTACGATATGGAAAATCTTTGGAATGCTCATGAGGACATTCGTTCTCTGAAATCTCTTATTTTGTTTGGAATCAGAGGAATGGCAGCTTATGCATACCACGCATTGGTTCTGGGATATTCCGATGAAGAGGTTAACACATTCTTCTACAAGGCACTGAGAGCCGTAGGAAGTGACATGTCTATTGACGAACTGCTCTCAATTGTTATGGAAATAGGGGAAGTTAATTTAAAGTGCATGGCTCTTCTTGATAAGGCCAATACAGAAACCTATGGAACGCCTGTACCGACTTCCGTACCAATGACTGTTGAAAAAGGTCCGTTCATTGTAATTTCAGGTCACGATCTTTACGATTTATACCTTCTTTTGGAACAGACAAAGGATAAGGGAATCAATATTTACACTCATGGTGAGATGCTTCCAGCACATGCATATCCTAAGCTAAAAGCATACCCTCATTTAAAGGGTAACTTTGGTACAGCTTGGCAGAATCAGCAGAAGGAATTTGACAATCTTCCGGCGCCTGTACTGTTTACAACTAACTGTCTTATGCCTGTAAAGCCAAGCTACAGTGACAGAGTATTTACAACTGAGGTAGTTGCATATCCTGAAATGGTTCATATTGGAGACGAAAAGGACTTTACTCCTGTAATAAACAAGGCACTTGAACTTGGCGGATACAAGGAAGACACAAGGTTCACAGGCATCAACGGCGGTGATACATTAACAACCGGTTTTGCAAGAGGAACTGTTCTGTCAGTAGCAGATAAGGTAATTGATGCTGTTAAGGCAGGAGCAATAAAACACTTCTTCCTGGTAGGAGGCTGTGATGGTGCAAAGGTAGGAAGAAACTACTACACAGAATTTGTTCAGAAAACACCAAAGGATACAGTTATCCTGACACTTGCTTGCGGAAAGTACCGCTTTAATGACCTTGATATCGGTGAAATAGGCGGACTTCCAAGAATCATGGATATGGGACAATGTAATGATGCATACAGTGCAATACAGGTTGCTGCTGCTCTGGCTAACGCTTTTGAGTGTGATATCAATGAATTGCCTTTATCACTGGTGCTTTCATGGTACGAACAGAAAGCTGTCTGCATATTGCTGACTCTGCTTTCTCTTGGAATTAAGAATATTTACCTTGGGCCTACACTGCCTGCCTTCGTTTCACAAAACGTATTAAATATATTAGTAGAGAAATTCAACATCAGCCCGATTTCTACCCCGGATGAGGACTTGAAAAAGATTCTCGGATAA
- a CDS encoding zinc-ribbon domain-containing protein, with protein MEDKTLTCKDCGATFTFTVGEQQFYAEKGFTNEPARCPDCRRAKKASQKSFNGGFNRR; from the coding sequence ATGGAAGATAAAACTCTTACTTGTAAAGATTGCGGTGCAACTTTTACATTTACGGTTGGCGAGCAACAATTCTACGCCGAAAAAGGATTCACTAATGAACCAGCTAGATGTCCTGATTGCAGAAGAGCTAAGAAGGCATCACAGAAAAGCTTTAATGGCGGATTTAACAGAAGATAA
- a CDS encoding Crp/Fnr family transcriptional regulator, which yields MNNSVEILKQVAIFQNVSDESILHMLNCLESYEQVYSKNDILLLAGDKVSSVGIILAGSAQIVKEDIMGNRNIVSEIGTADMFGEAFACANVAKSPVTVLTTTGCTVMYIRFNRIVTTCSSSCSFHTKLISNMLSLIAQKNIFLNNKIDILSQRSTREKLMAYFSMQMQKTGKNRFRIPFSRDELADFLCVNRSALSRELSKMKQENILDFDRNEFKVYTVE from the coding sequence ATGAATAATTCAGTAGAAATATTAAAACAGGTCGCAATTTTTCAAAATGTAAGCGATGAAAGTATTCTTCATATGTTGAACTGCCTCGAATCCTACGAGCAGGTTTATTCTAAAAATGATATCCTGCTGCTGGCAGGAGACAAGGTATCGTCTGTAGGGATAATTCTTGCAGGTTCTGCCCAGATTGTTAAAGAAGATATAATGGGTAACAGAAATATAGTATCTGAAATCGGTACGGCAGACATGTTCGGAGAAGCTTTTGCATGTGCAAATGTAGCGAAAAGCCCGGTAACAGTGCTTACTACTACGGGATGTACTGTAATGTATATCAGGTTTAACAGGATTGTCACAACCTGTTCTTCCTCCTGCAGCTTTCATACCAAGCTTATTTCAAATATGCTTTCACTTATTGCACAAAAGAACATTTTTCTAAATAACAAGATTGATATCCTATCTCAGAGATCCACCCGTGAAAAGTTAATGGCCTATTTTTCAATGCAGATGCAGAAAACCGGAAAAAACAGATTCAGGATTCCTTTTTCACGTGACGAACTTGCAGACTTTTTATGTGTAAACCGAAGTGCTTTATCAAGAGAATTATCAAAGATGAAACAAGAAAACATACTTGATTTTGACAGGAATGAGTTTAAGGTATACACGGTAGAGTAA
- a CDS encoding AraC family transcriptional regulator, with protein MCKPEICAENFNPTLLYAFINMVNSESHVTLHTHDYTEVKIILSGYFTYIIDDKLYEVAKGNIIIINPGVKHKKIIPEGVNIEEFNYALSNLQFKELPENFLIEPSSQPVFSLPIHQPEIIKCINETISEQEKNEPYCDLFIKSSIMKLTALLHRGMTANKERTEKTRLDIQTSEKTYIVNDILEYLSSNYMKQISLYRIAHNMYLSPVYISKIFKEETGESPINHLIRIRLTKARELLISGDMPIKTVARSVGYDDAFYFSKLYKKYYGIPPSMEKRKNAG; from the coding sequence TTGTGTAAGCCGGAAATCTGTGCCGAAAATTTTAATCCGACATTACTATATGCATTCATTAATATGGTTAATTCCGAAAGCCATGTTACACTGCATACACACGACTATACCGAAGTTAAAATTATCCTGTCGGGTTATTTTACATATATAATAGATGATAAATTATATGAAGTAGCCAAAGGGAATATTATTATTATAAACCCCGGTGTAAAACATAAAAAGATTATTCCTGAGGGAGTTAATATTGAGGAGTTTAATTATGCATTAAGCAATTTACAGTTTAAGGAACTTCCTGAAAATTTCCTTATTGAACCATCCTCCCAGCCCGTTTTTAGTTTGCCCATTCATCAGCCAGAAATTATAAAGTGTATTAATGAAACAATAAGCGAACAGGAAAAAAACGAGCCTTACTGCGACTTGTTTATAAAAAGCAGTATAATGAAATTGACTGCACTGTTGCACAGGGGAATGACTGCAAATAAGGAAAGAACGGAAAAAACAAGGCTTGATATTCAAACCTCCGAAAAAACATATATTGTAAATGATATACTTGAGTATCTGAGTTCAAATTATATGAAGCAGATTTCTCTATATAGAATAGCACACAATATGTATCTAAGCCCTGTTTATATCTCTAAAATATTCAAGGAGGAGACGGGTGAATCTCCGATAAATCATTTAATAAGGATTCGCCTTACAAAAGCTCGGGAACTGCTGATATCAGGAGACATGCCTATTAAAACCGTTGCTAGAAGCGTCGGTTATGATGATGCCTTTTATTTCAGTAAGCTTTATAAGAAATACTACGGAATTCCGCCCTCAATGGAAAAAAGAAAAAACGCCGGCTGA
- a CDS encoding CAP domain-containing protein, translated as MNKKSSIVISSVAACAIFASAFAFNGFAIGNTKAESIAAQDTTNISQSTTAPSKALESIISKVSQSTAQNKDDSNTAAVNKSAVNNVTANTSKSTNCPTKTTATNNYNQPTTATNNYNQPTTATNNNIESAGIMDKLQAIAYTKNCNNSTAKNSNYSTIQSALNSLLNSGSSAAKPAASKPSASKPATQKPASTPAVSGDYAAFQKRVVELVNAERAKNGLKPLTMNAQVNKTATLKSQDMAKLGYFDHNSPTYGSPFDMMKKYGISYRTAGENIAMGQTTPEQVMKGWMNSPGHRANILKSSFTQIGVGVAKNSSGRLYWTQQFIG; from the coding sequence ATGAATAAAAAATCATCTATAGTAATTTCAAGTGTAGCTGCATGTGCTATTTTCGCATCAGCATTTGCTTTTAACGGTTTTGCAATCGGAAATACAAAAGCTGAAAGTATTGCTGCACAAGATACAACAAATATCAGCCAATCAACTACAGCACCATCCAAAGCATTAGAGTCAATTATATCTAAAGTTTCACAATCTACAGCACAAAATAAAGATGACTCAAATACAGCGGCAGTTAACAAATCAGCAGTTAACAACGTGACCGCTAATACTTCAAAATCAACAAATTGCCCAACCAAAACTACAGCAACAAACAATTATAATCAGCCAACTACAGCTACAAACAATTATAATCAGCCGACTACAGCTACCAATAATAATATCGAATCAGCAGGTATTATGGATAAGCTGCAAGCAATAGCATATACAAAGAATTGTAATAACTCAACTGCCAAAAATTCGAATTATTCAACTATTCAGTCAGCATTGAATTCATTATTGAATTCGGGGTCATCAGCAGCTAAGCCTGCTGCATCAAAACCATCAGCTTCCAAACCGGCCACACAAAAGCCTGCTTCAACTCCAGCAGTAAGCGGTGACTATGCAGCTTTCCAGAAGAGAGTTGTTGAACTTGTTAATGCAGAAAGAGCTAAAAATGGTCTAAAGCCTTTAACAATGAATGCTCAGGTTAATAAAACAGCAACACTTAAATCACAGGATATGGCTAAATTGGGGTACTTTGATCACAATTCACCAACTTACGGCTCACCGTTTGATATGATGAAAAAATATGGTATCAGCTACAGAACCGCAGGTGAAAACATTGCAATGGGACAAACCACTCCTGAACAGGTAATGAAGGGTTGGATGAACTCACCCGGACACAGGGCAAACATCCTTAAATCATCCTTTACACAAATTGGTGTGGGAGTAGCAAAGAACTCCAGCGGAAGATTATACTGGACTCAGCAGTTTATAGGATAA
- the mscL gene encoding large-conductance mechanosensitive channel protein MscL, whose amino-acid sequence MKKSKFISEFKEFISRGNVVDLAVGVIIGSAFTAIVNSLVNQIIMPVIGFIIGGINFSDFKWTLKHAKGDVPEVAVYFGSFIQQVVNFLIIAFVVFMMVKLINMLKRKKEDEVEEIKEEKVSKEEILLTEIRDLLRKQM is encoded by the coding sequence ATGAAAAAATCAAAATTTATTTCTGAATTCAAAGAGTTTATATCTAGAGGAAACGTGGTGGATCTGGCTGTGGGTGTAATAATTGGTTCTGCATTTACAGCCATAGTTAATTCACTTGTGAATCAAATCATTATGCCTGTTATCGGATTTATAATAGGCGGCATAAATTTTTCTGATTTCAAATGGACTTTAAAACATGCAAAGGGAGACGTACCGGAAGTAGCCGTATATTTCGGCTCGTTTATCCAGCAAGTAGTTAATTTTCTCATAATTGCTTTTGTAGTTTTTATGATGGTAAAGTTAATAAATATGCTAAAACGGAAAAAGGAAGATGAAGTAGAAGAAATAAAGGAAGAAAAAGTTTCAAAGGAAGAAATATTGCTTACGGAAATCAGAGATTTGCTGAGAAAGCAAATGTAG